The proteins below come from a single Microcoleus sp. FACHB-831 genomic window:
- a CDS encoding DUF5131 family protein, with the protein MASTKTGIEWTDRTWNPTTGCNKVSPGCTHCYAEALTKRFRKNFPQGFDLTLHPERLEDPKRWRTPSRIFVNSMSDLFHENVPISFLKEVFEVMRQTPRHVYQILTKRHERLLELTPQLDWPENVWMGVSVENQQYVHRVDYLRQVPATVRFLSCEPLLGSLQLDLTDIHWVIVGGESGQKHRPMQLEWVQNIHNQCQAEGVAFFFKQVGGRTPKAGGRLLDGQIWDEMPKAWEQHFQQWGNVAVKSPRQLGKSSLTASVGR; encoded by the coding sequence ATGGCTAGCACTAAGACTGGTATAGAATGGACTGACAGAACCTGGAACCCCACAACGGGCTGCAACAAAGTTAGTCCAGGTTGCACACACTGCTATGCTGAAGCACTCACGAAGCGTTTCAGAAAAAATTTTCCCCAGGGATTTGACTTGACGTTGCACCCAGAACGATTAGAAGATCCCAAGCGTTGGCGTACTCCAAGTCGCATCTTCGTCAACTCAATGAGCGACCTCTTCCACGAAAACGTGCCTATTTCATTCCTCAAGGAAGTCTTTGAGGTGATGCGTCAAACCCCAAGGCATGTGTATCAAATCTTGACCAAACGGCATGAGCGTCTACTTGAACTAACTCCTCAACTGGACTGGCCTGAAAATGTTTGGATGGGTGTGTCTGTTGAGAATCAGCAATATGTTCACCGCGTTGATTACTTGCGACAAGTACCTGCAACTGTAAGATTTCTATCATGCGAACCGCTTTTAGGTTCTTTGCAACTTGATCTAACAGACATTCATTGGGTAATTGTTGGGGGGGAGTCTGGACAAAAACACCGTCCTATGCAACTAGAGTGGGTGCAGAACATCCATAACCAGTGTCAGGCGGAGGGAGTTGCATTTTTCTTCAAGCAGGTTGGCGGTAGAACACCCAAAGCTGGAGGGCGGCTTTTGGATGGGCAAATCTGGGATGAGATGCCAAAAGCCTGGGAGCAACACTTTCAGCAGTGGGGGAACGTCGCTGTGAAATCTCCGCGCCAACTGGGTAAATCCAGTCTTACTGCTTCAGTGGGAAGGTGA
- a CDS encoding ABC transporter ATP-binding protein, translating into MKALEVDNLRKTYRYGGKLVEAVRSVSLTLATGEVLAFLGPNGAGKTTTIKTIAGLIRPDAGRVRIAGLDPHRNPQALQLLGAVLEGNRNLYWRLTPEENLEYFGVLKGLTGREARRRGKVLLERFDLVSKRRTPVQTLSRGMQQKLAIAVALIHEPKLLLLDEPTLGLDVEATQHVKALVRAIAAEGCAILLTTHQLDIAEELSDRVAIIQKGEIIASSSTRDLIRQFSGTAYTIDVEGELDQVRVKALHAIGAEIQADKVVYMGSSEGLYQVFEVLKPLPLIQVKKDSADLTEIFLKLVREGSNV; encoded by the coding sequence ATGAAAGCACTAGAGGTTGATAACCTCAGAAAAACTTATCGCTACGGTGGAAAGCTTGTTGAAGCCGTGCGTTCCGTCTCCCTAACCCTAGCAACGGGTGAAGTGCTGGCTTTTCTTGGCCCTAACGGTGCAGGCAAGACCACTACTATTAAAACGATCGCGGGTCTAATTAGACCGGATGCTGGTAGGGTTCGCATTGCAGGACTAGACCCCCACCGCAACCCACAAGCTTTGCAATTGCTGGGTGCGGTATTGGAAGGCAATCGCAACCTCTACTGGCGGCTGACTCCAGAAGAGAATCTGGAATATTTTGGAGTTTTGAAGGGCTTAACTGGTCGAGAAGCGCGACGGCGCGGTAAGGTGCTTTTAGAGCGATTTGACCTTGTATCGAAACGTCGCACACCAGTTCAGACGCTATCGCGGGGGATGCAGCAAAAGCTAGCGATCGCTGTTGCTTTAATTCACGAACCCAAGTTGTTACTCTTAGATGAGCCAACTTTGGGTCTGGATGTAGAAGCGACTCAGCACGTCAAAGCTTTGGTACGCGCGATCGCTGCTGAAGGTTGCGCCATCCTCCTGACTACACACCAATTGGACATCGCCGAGGAACTCTCAGATCGAGTGGCGATTATCCAAAAAGGCGAAATTATTGCCTCTTCATCGACTCGCGATTTGATCCGCCAGTTTTCCGGCACTGCGTACACCATTGATGTAGAAGGCGAACTCGACCAAGTACGGGTTAAGGCGCTGCACGCCATTGGTGCAGAAATTCAGGCTGATAAAGTTGTTTATATGGGTAGTTCGGAAGGGTTATATCAAGTGTTTGAGGTACTCAAACCTTTACCTTTAATACAGGTTAAAAAAGACTCTGCTGACCTAACAGAAATATTCTTGAAATTAGTGCGAGAAGGAAGTAATGTTTGA
- a CDS encoding DUF2358 domain-containing protein, which yields MEYELQVKQVLETLKKDLPTLFEQDISYDIYTNDIYFQDPVNKFKWKFNYRIIFWTLRFHGQLFFTEINFDLHDINQIAEDTILANWTVRGILRVPWKAKVFFNGYSTYKLTKNGLIYEHIDTWDRKPSEILQQFIRKGEQS from the coding sequence ATGGAATATGAATTGCAAGTGAAACAAGTGTTGGAGACGCTTAAAAAAGATCTGCCGACGCTTTTTGAGCAAGATATCTCCTACGACATTTATACCAATGATATCTACTTTCAAGATCCGGTAAATAAATTCAAATGGAAGTTTAATTATCGGATTATTTTTTGGACGCTGCGATTTCACGGTCAGCTATTTTTTACAGAAATTAATTTCGATCTGCATGACATAAATCAGATAGCCGAGGACACCATTTTAGCGAATTGGACGGTAAGGGGAATTTTGCGCGTCCCTTGGAAAGCTAAGGTATTTTTCAATGGCTATTCTACATACAAACTGACAAAAAATGGTTTGATATACGAACACATCGATACGTGGGATAGAAAACCCAGCGAGATTTTGCAGCAGTTTATCCGTAAAGGAGAGCAAAGCTGA
- a CDS encoding alpha/beta fold hydrolase codes for MVFMPFNFLFVWLVGLLSSGILGGGIYILYEWYTGELAETSYLVGGVAMVLWSLGGRFISLPLFRRGGTDEPKLMRSKTVKRVERPDGSVIQVEFYGPEDGQPIILSHGWGPNSTVWYYAKRQLSDRFRIIVWDMPGLGKSTRPKNKDYSLEKYARDLEAVVAIAGDKPVVLLGHSMGGMIGLTFCRLFPEHLGRKVAGLILVDTTYTNPVKTCIGSNILRKLQKPLLEPLLYLAIVLSPFLWLMTWLSYLNGLLHVNVELSGFTGKETRGQLEFSSLLSALGSPGVLARGTLGMFKLEETDTLRTINIPCLVVTGASDIAVLPPTGVRMKAELPNAELITLQPAGHMSLMERNQQFSEAVSAFCTEIL; via the coding sequence ATGGTTTTCATGCCCTTCAATTTCCTGTTTGTATGGTTGGTTGGACTGCTGTCCAGCGGCATACTCGGCGGGGGTATTTATATCCTTTATGAGTGGTACACAGGCGAACTGGCGGAAACGTCCTATTTGGTAGGCGGAGTGGCGATGGTTTTGTGGTCTTTGGGCGGTCGTTTTATCAGTTTGCCCCTTTTTCGTCGCGGGGGTACTGACGAACCTAAGCTAATGCGTAGCAAGACTGTAAAGCGGGTAGAAAGACCTGATGGTAGCGTCATTCAGGTGGAGTTTTATGGCCCCGAAGATGGACAACCGATTATTTTGTCGCACGGTTGGGGGCCTAACAGTACAGTATGGTATTACGCCAAGCGACAGTTGAGCGATCGCTTCCGAATTATTGTTTGGGATATGCCGGGATTGGGAAAATCCACTAGGCCGAAAAACAAAGACTACTCCCTAGAAAAATATGCTAGAGATCTTGAAGCCGTTGTTGCGATCGCAGGCGATAAACCTGTTGTTTTACTCGGTCATAGTATGGGCGGCATGATCGGGCTAACATTTTGTCGCTTGTTCCCAGAACATTTAGGTCGGAAAGTAGCTGGTTTAATCCTTGTAGATACCACTTACACCAATCCGGTAAAAACTTGTATTGGCAGCAATATATTACGCAAGTTGCAAAAACCCCTCCTTGAACCTTTGCTGTACTTAGCTATTGTGCTGTCACCTTTCTTGTGGTTGATGACTTGGTTGAGTTACTTAAATGGTTTGCTGCACGTTAACGTAGAATTATCTGGGTTTACTGGTAAGGAAACACGCGGTCAATTAGAATTTTCGTCTTTATTATCAGCTTTGGGTTCGCCTGGTGTTCTCGCTAGGGGCACGTTGGGTATGTTCAAATTAGAAGAAACTGACACTTTGAGAACGATTAATATTCCCTGTCTGGTCGTCACGGGGGCTTCAGATATAGCGGTTCTGCCTCCGACGGGGGTTCGCATGAAAGCGGAATTGCCTAATGCCGAACTCATAACCTTACAGCCTGCTGGACACATGAGTTTGATGGAGAGAAACCAGCAGTTTTCTGAAGCTGTGAGCGCTTTTTGTACTGAAATATTGTAA
- a CDS encoding ABC transporter permease, which produces MFELFLAEFRRGWIQFIRYPIEAIAGVIITTSFFYGLFLSVRYIAGPSLQLGDRLDAIVIGYVLWSLVTFILLDIAGGLQSEAQTGTLEQLFLSPFGAPLVFIMRTLASLVRQLILILAILLIIMGLTGSRLQFPPSLFLPLLTILLGAYGLSFIMGSLALLFKRVQQLLGIFQFALLFLMATPTETWTGSLQIIRWLLPMTGGAGLLRDLMARGEGLDFVDFSFALLNGVGYFGLGLFIFCFAEREAKRRGMLGGY; this is translated from the coding sequence ATGTTTGAGTTGTTTCTCGCTGAATTTCGGCGTGGGTGGATTCAGTTTATTCGCTACCCGATTGAGGCGATCGCGGGAGTCATAATTACCACTTCTTTCTTTTACGGGCTGTTTCTTAGCGTCCGTTACATTGCTGGCCCATCGTTGCAGCTTGGCGACCGACTCGATGCGATTGTCATCGGCTATGTGCTTTGGAGTTTGGTGACTTTCATTCTGTTGGATATTGCTGGCGGATTGCAAAGCGAGGCTCAGACTGGCACTCTAGAACAACTATTTCTCTCGCCTTTTGGTGCGCCGCTAGTGTTTATTATGCGGACTTTAGCCAGTCTGGTGCGGCAATTGATTCTCATCCTGGCTATTCTGCTAATTATTATGGGTCTGACTGGCAGCCGCTTGCAATTTCCCCCGTCGCTATTTCTTCCCCTGCTGACTATATTGCTGGGGGCTTACGGTCTATCATTTATCATGGGTTCTTTGGCGCTGTTGTTCAAGCGAGTCCAGCAGTTGTTGGGAATATTTCAGTTTGCTTTGTTGTTTTTGATGGCAACTCCTACTGAAACTTGGACTGGTTCGCTACAAATAATAAGATGGCTGCTGCCAATGACTGGGGGTGCGGGATTGCTGCGCGATTTAATGGCGCGAGGGGAAGGTTTGGACTTTGTTGATTTTAGTTTTGCTTTGCTGAATGGAGTTGGATATTTTGGACTGGGGTTATTTATTTTCTGTTTTGCGGAACGCGAGGCAAAACGGCGAGGAATGCTGGGTGGATATTAA
- a CDS encoding Uma2 family endonuclease, whose product MTVSKSYTYVSPEDYLEGETISPIKHEYIRGEIYGMAGTSKAHDIISLNVLTLLRNHVRGSGCRAYTGNVKVHIEQVNTFYYPDAMVSCDERDNSTLEDYFIRYPRLIVEVLSPSTAAFDRGEKFADYRTLETLREYVLISQDRIRVDCFRRNSEGLWVLYPYAEGEEVRLDSIDFNCAIASLYEDVLGIS is encoded by the coding sequence ATGACTGTTAGCAAAAGCTATACTTACGTCTCCCCAGAAGACTATTTAGAAGGTGAGACAATAAGCCCAATCAAGCACGAATATATTCGAGGGGAAATCTATGGCATGGCTGGGACAAGCAAAGCCCATGACATCATTTCCCTGAATGTGTTAACGCTGTTGAGAAACCATGTTCGGGGTAGTGGATGCCGTGCCTATACGGGAAACGTGAAAGTTCATATCGAGCAAGTCAATACCTTTTATTATCCCGATGCAATGGTGAGTTGTGATGAACGGGATAATAGCACTCTTGAAGACTACTTTATTCGCTACCCGCGCTTAATCGTTGAAGTTTTGTCTCCCTCGACGGCAGCTTTCGATAGAGGTGAGAAATTTGCTGACTACCGAACGTTAGAGACTTTGCGAGAATATGTGCTAATCAGTCAAGACCGGATAAGAGTAGACTGTTTCCGTCGCAATTCTGAGGGGCTTTGGGTTTTGTATCCCTACGCGGAAGGGGAAGAAGTTCGCTTGGATAGCATTGATTTTAATTGTGCGATCGCATCGCTATATGAAGACGTTTTAGGAATTAGCTAA
- the uvrA gene encoding excinuclease ABC subunit UvrA has product MSQPADLSDSLPVASQNGHHPKGVKDNSDNTIRIRGARQHNLKNLDLELPRDRLIVFTGVSGSGKSSLAFDTIFAEGQRRYVESLSAYARQFLGQLDKPDVDAIEGLSPAISIDQKSTSHNPRSTVGTVTEIYDYLRLLFGRAGEPHCPICDRSIAPQTVDEMCDRIMELPDGTRFQILAPVVRGKKGTHQKLLSSLASEGFVRIRINGEVRELSDSIDLDKNYTHTIEIVVDRLIKKLGIQERLTDSLTTCLRHASGIAVIDILNDTSARHSSALHKGNSSPDSTKMSKNSEETSTDGEDSHQQKPHELVFSENFACPEHGAVMEELSPRLFSFNSPYGACPECHGLGNLRKFSPYLIVPDPSKPLKEAIAPWAEKESGLSQLSAMGKAYGINLQTPWNHLSPEHQHNILYGGSDNGGHRRFSGVIPLLQRHYDETSSEQYKQKLEQYLVDEQCEVCKGKRLKPEALAVQLGNCRIAELTAVSIRDCRERIDNLKLSDRQSQIGHLVLKEICSRLQFLLDVGLDYLTLDRPAMTLSGGEAQRIRLATQIGSGLTGVLYVLDEPSIGLHQRDNGRLLQTLVKLRDLGNTLIVVEHDEETIRAADHIIDIGPGAGTWGGHIVAQGNFETLLAADDSRTGAYLSGRQVIETPAQRRDGNGKFLALKNAHRNNLRNIDVEIPLGKLVCITGVSGSGKSTLVNELLYPALQHHLTRKIPFPKNVDAVEGLDCIDKAIVIDQSPIGRTPRSNPATYTGVFDAIRDIFSATIEAKARGYKPGQFSFNVKGGRCEACGGQGVNVIEMNFLPDVYVQCEVCKGDRYNRETLQVKYKGHSIADVLNMTIEEAAEVFKNIPKAAPRLKTLIDVGLGYVHLGQTAPTLSGGEAQRVKLASELSRRATGKTLYLIDEPTTGLSFYDVHKLLDVLQRLVDKGNSILVIEHNLDVIRCADWVIDLGPEGGDKGGELIAIGTPEEVAKNSRSYTGQYLQQVLQQHPAKVKSE; this is encoded by the coding sequence ATGTCTCAACCAGCCGACCTTTCAGACTCTCTGCCAGTTGCATCTCAAAACGGTCATCACCCTAAAGGCGTAAAAGATAACAGCGATAACACGATTCGCATTCGTGGCGCTAGGCAGCATAACCTGAAAAATCTCGATTTGGAACTGCCGCGCGATCGCTTAATCGTCTTCACTGGTGTCTCTGGTTCTGGCAAATCTTCCCTCGCCTTCGATACCATCTTTGCAGAAGGGCAACGCCGCTACGTTGAATCTCTCAGCGCCTATGCTAGACAATTCCTGGGACAGCTAGATAAACCTGATGTAGACGCCATCGAGGGACTTAGCCCAGCTATCTCGATTGACCAAAAATCAACATCCCACAACCCGCGCTCTACAGTCGGGACGGTGACAGAGATTTACGATTATCTGCGTCTGTTGTTCGGACGCGCTGGCGAACCTCACTGTCCGATATGCGATCGCTCTATTGCGCCTCAAACTGTCGATGAGATGTGCGATCGCATCATGGAACTCCCCGACGGCACGCGCTTCCAAATCCTCGCACCCGTCGTGCGCGGTAAAAAGGGGACTCACCAAAAACTCTTATCCAGTCTCGCTTCTGAAGGGTTTGTCCGCATCCGCATTAACGGCGAGGTGCGCGAACTTAGCGATTCCATCGACTTAGATAAAAATTATACACACACTATAGAAATTGTCGTTGACAGGCTTATCAAGAAACTCGGTATTCAGGAGCGTCTGACCGATTCTCTCACCACCTGCTTGCGTCATGCCAGTGGAATTGCGGTCATTGACATATTAAATGATACATCGGCTAGACATAGTTCTGCCTTGCATAAAGGTAATTCTAGCCCAGACAGTACAAAAATGTCAAAAAATTCAGAGGAAACCTCTACAGATGGGGAAGATTCCCATCAGCAAAAGCCTCACGAATTAGTCTTTTCAGAAAACTTTGCGTGTCCCGAACATGGGGCGGTGATGGAAGAACTTTCGCCGCGATTGTTTTCCTTTAACTCGCCTTATGGTGCGTGTCCCGAATGTCACGGGTTGGGCAATTTGCGGAAGTTTTCGCCATATTTAATAGTACCAGATCCCAGCAAGCCATTAAAAGAAGCGATCGCGCCTTGGGCAGAAAAAGAAAGCGGTTTGTCCCAGCTGTCTGCGATGGGTAAAGCATACGGTATCAATCTCCAAACCCCTTGGAACCACTTATCGCCCGAACATCAACATAATATTTTATATGGTGGTAGCGACAACGGTGGACATCGAAGATTTTCAGGAGTTATTCCACTTTTACAGCGCCACTATGACGAAACTAGCTCAGAACAGTATAAGCAGAAATTAGAACAATATCTTGTAGACGAGCAATGCGAAGTTTGTAAGGGGAAGAGACTCAAACCGGAAGCCCTAGCGGTGCAGTTGGGGAATTGTCGGATTGCAGAATTAACCGCTGTTTCAATTCGGGATTGTCGGGAGAGAATTGATAATTTGAAGTTGAGCGATCGCCAATCGCAAATTGGCCATCTTGTCCTTAAAGAAATCTGCTCTAGACTGCAATTTCTCTTGGATGTCGGCTTAGATTACCTAACTTTAGACCGTCCAGCAATGACACTTTCTGGCGGAGAAGCGCAGCGAATTCGCCTCGCCACTCAGATTGGTTCTGGACTTACGGGCGTACTCTACGTTTTAGACGAACCTAGTATCGGATTGCACCAAAGAGATAACGGACGATTGTTGCAAACTCTGGTAAAATTGCGCGACTTGGGTAATACATTAATTGTCGTGGAACACGATGAAGAAACCATTCGCGCTGCCGATCATATTATAGATATTGGCCCTGGTGCGGGAACTTGGGGCGGGCACATTGTCGCGCAAGGTAATTTTGAGACATTGCTAGCAGCAGACGATTCTCGCACGGGTGCTTATCTTTCCGGGCGACAAGTTATCGAAACGCCAGCGCAGCGACGGGATGGAAATGGGAAATTTCTCGCCCTCAAAAATGCCCATCGCAACAACCTAAGAAATATAGATGTAGAAATTCCACTGGGAAAACTTGTCTGCATTACTGGCGTGTCTGGTTCTGGCAAATCGACGCTAGTTAATGAGTTACTTTACCCAGCTTTGCAACACCATCTCACTCGGAAAATACCGTTTCCAAAAAATGTGGATGCTGTTGAGGGATTGGATTGTATTGATAAAGCAATTGTAATCGACCAATCTCCAATTGGTAGGACTCCGCGTTCTAATCCGGCTACCTATACTGGTGTGTTTGATGCGATTCGGGATATTTTTTCTGCAACTATCGAGGCTAAGGCTAGGGGATACAAGCCAGGGCAGTTTTCTTTCAATGTTAAAGGCGGAAGATGCGAAGCTTGTGGCGGGCAGGGAGTGAATGTAATTGAGATGAATTTCCTGCCAGATGTGTACGTGCAGTGCGAAGTTTGTAAGGGCGATCGCTACAATAGAGAAACTCTGCAAGTAAAGTACAAAGGGCATTCTATTGCTGATGTTCTCAACATGACAATCGAAGAAGCTGCGGAGGTTTTCAAGAATATTCCCAAAGCTGCGCCTCGGTTGAAAACTTTAATAGATGTAGGTTTGGGTTATGTTCATTTAGGACAAACAGCGCCTACGCTTTCTGGTGGTGAAGCACAGCGAGTGAAGCTGGCGTCGGAACTATCTCGCCGCGCTACGGGTAAGACTCTTTATTTAATAGATGAACCGACGACGGGTTTATCTTTTTACGATGTCCATAAGTTGCTGGATGTGTTGCAGCGATTGGTGGATAAGGGTAATTCAATTTTGGTGATCGAACACAATTTAGATGTGATTCGTTGTGCGGATTGGGTGATAGATTTGGGGCCAGAAGGTGGCGACAAGGGAGGAGAATTAATTGCCATTGGAACGCCAGAAGAAGTGGCGAAAAATTCGAGGTCTTACACGGGGCAATATTTGCAGCAGGTTTTGCAGCAACATCCTGCGAAGGTGAAAAGTGAATAA
- a CDS encoding AI-2E family transporter produces MLSSGPKTPKNRLLSWWESLTPLSRLLAIALAAPLTVLNAWAFSEIFGYFESLSATVLVASLLAFLLNYPVSWLEARGTQREPAAILVFLVALLLLVGLGVTLLPLALTQAQQLYSRLPEWLDSGQRQLVMLDERIDTMGWPISLDAFIAQINDRLKGQLQTIASQALNLTVNLAVFTVAKLVDVLLTVISTFYLIQHGRDVWSSLIEWLPAKIQQPFSNTLRLSFQNYFIGQLIIAICMGVGLISLFVLLKVPFGLLFGLTIGAMALIPFGGTVGIALVTLLVALRDIGSALQVLAVALVVQQIVENLIAPRVLGSVTGLNPFWVFISLLTGARVGGLLGVVVAVPTAVVIKEALEVVREARAAGDTTQKDPHLTTESVISVKDLPQENTDKETSTTQLF; encoded by the coding sequence ATGCTTAGTTCTGGGCCAAAAACACCCAAAAATCGCCTCCTGAGCTGGTGGGAATCCCTAACTCCACTATCGCGTTTGCTGGCGATCGCCCTGGCAGCACCGCTGACAGTGTTGAATGCTTGGGCTTTCTCTGAAATTTTCGGTTATTTTGAATCGCTGTCCGCCACCGTCTTGGTAGCATCCCTGCTAGCTTTTCTGCTGAACTATCCCGTCAGCTGGTTAGAGGCAAGGGGAACCCAACGCGAGCCAGCGGCGATCCTGGTTTTTTTGGTAGCCCTCTTGCTCTTAGTGGGGCTAGGGGTGACGTTACTGCCACTGGCTCTGACTCAAGCACAACAGCTATATTCTCGTTTGCCCGAATGGTTAGACTCCGGGCAACGTCAGTTAGTAATGCTCGATGAACGCATCGATACTATGGGTTGGCCCATTAGCCTCGATGCCTTCATAGCCCAAATTAATGACCGACTCAAAGGGCAACTGCAAACCATTGCCTCGCAAGCCCTAAATCTAACCGTGAATCTGGCAGTGTTTACCGTTGCCAAGTTAGTGGACGTGCTGTTAACCGTAATTTCTACGTTTTATTTGATCCAGCACGGTCGTGACGTGTGGAGCAGCTTAATTGAGTGGCTCCCTGCTAAAATTCAGCAGCCCTTCTCTAATACTCTGCGGTTGAGCTTCCAAAACTACTTTATTGGGCAGCTCATTATAGCTATCTGTATGGGCGTCGGGTTAATTTCCCTGTTTGTGCTGCTGAAAGTGCCCTTCGGTCTGCTGTTTGGCTTAACCATTGGAGCAATGGCACTAATACCCTTCGGCGGTACTGTTGGGATTGCCCTCGTCACCCTACTGGTGGCACTGCGAGACATTGGCTCGGCATTGCAAGTGCTAGCTGTGGCATTGGTCGTGCAGCAAATTGTCGAGAATTTGATCGCCCCCAGAGTCTTGGGCAGCGTCACGGGATTAAATCCCTTCTGGGTGTTTATTTCCCTCCTGACTGGCGCACGGGTAGGGGGATTGTTGGGGGTAGTTGTGGCAGTGCCAACCGCCGTTGTGATCAAAGAAGCCTTGGAAGTAGTGCGCGAGGCTAGAGCAGCCGGGGATACTACACAAAAAGACCCTCATCTAACAACAGAGTCGGTCATCTCAGTCAAAGATTTACCTCAAGAAAACACAGACAAAGAGACTTCTACCACTCAACTGTTTTAG
- a CDS encoding three-Cys-motif partner protein TcmP — protein MTGSSFFDESREQSLVKAEIVAKYFWAWAKVIIPQAKKKSQKNIAYIDLFSGPGRYKDGSKSTPLLILERAIRDADMREMLLTLFNDVDSNNTQSLQQAIDSLPNIGSLRNRPVVENKAVGEELVEEFEKIRLVPTLFFIDPWGYKGLSLRLIGSLIMSWGCDCIFFFNYNRINMGLHNTAVEEHMNSLFGKERADTLREQLQPMQPYERELTIVESICQALKEIGGTYPLPFRFKNADGNRTSHHLIFVSKNVLGYSIMKDIMAKESSITEQNVPSFEYNPATIYQPLLFELSRPLDALADMLLDEYAGQTMARVEVYNRHHVGKRYIEKNYREVLLKLESQGKIMADPPANQRRKNTLAKTVKITFPLKQ, from the coding sequence ATGACTGGCAGTTCTTTCTTCGATGAATCCAGAGAACAATCCTTAGTCAAAGCTGAAATAGTTGCTAAATACTTTTGGGCCTGGGCAAAAGTCATTATTCCGCAGGCAAAGAAAAAGAGTCAAAAAAATATTGCCTATATTGATTTATTTTCTGGCCCAGGTCGTTACAAAGATGGATCTAAGTCTACACCTTTACTTATCTTGGAGCGTGCGATTCGCGATGCAGATATGCGAGAAATGTTACTAACCCTCTTTAACGATGTAGACTCAAACAACACTCAGTCGCTTCAACAGGCAATAGACTCCCTCCCCAATATCGGCAGCTTGAGGAACAGACCAGTAGTTGAAAACAAAGCGGTTGGAGAAGAACTTGTCGAGGAATTTGAAAAAATTAGGCTTGTTCCTACACTCTTTTTTATAGATCCTTGGGGTTACAAAGGGTTGTCGCTCAGGCTCATCGGCTCATTAATAATGAGCTGGGGATGTGATTGCATATTTTTCTTTAACTACAACCGGATCAATATGGGATTGCATAACACAGCTGTGGAAGAACACATGAACTCTCTCTTCGGCAAAGAACGTGCTGATACTCTTCGAGAACAACTCCAACCAATGCAGCCTTATGAGCGTGAGTTAACTATTGTAGAGTCTATTTGCCAAGCTCTCAAAGAAATAGGCGGCACTTATCCTTTACCATTTCGCTTTAAAAATGCTGACGGCAACCGTACTAGCCATCACCTAATTTTCGTTTCTAAGAATGTGCTTGGTTATTCAATTATGAAAGATATTATGGCAAAAGAAAGCTCTATTACAGAACAAAATGTGCCATCTTTTGAGTACAACCCGGCTACTATATATCAACCATTACTTTTCGAGCTTTCACGACCACTGGACGCTCTTGCAGATATGTTACTTGATGAATATGCAGGGCAGACAATGGCTAGGGTAGAGGTCTACAATCGACACCACGTTGGAAAGCGCTATATCGAGAAAAATTACAGGGAAGTTCTGCTAAAACTAGAGTCTCAGGGAAAAATTATGGCAGATCCACCTGCTAATCAGCGAAGGAAGAATACACTTGCCAAAACAGTAAAAATCACCTTCCCACTGAAGCAGTAA